In Pectinophora gossypiella unplaced genomic scaffold, ilPecGoss1.1 Pgos_33, whole genome shotgun sequence, a single window of DNA contains:
- the LOC126381009 gene encoding lysine-specific demethylase 6B-like, whose product MEGPTPPPPTPARATPLATASKPPSREQMPPPSPAPAPAHPPPTPSSGSTQPPASPFRHAAESPRERYEKDLVILARLQRASLLSDGMLRWMATYVRIMEFGLGDTEELAAHDLAALELQAQLPFSLPPAPIATRKRRFSEDAASAHKRHCAELWRLCRPPPPPPPPPRRTQQSPEAHQRSLSTGSLPRPSPPAPAPQDEEEEPNTQPPSSLPTPVAKPRPPLPEQTPTTSQPLAQRDPRIRGKQISMPTPKVNSQDQFRTPPTSPPPSTTGRTAARPLTAAKPVRPPTAAPQPPPTPSTSAAPPTIGHTTQPSQSAAKQPRYPPLVVEHLPDWAKHFKTIAQSLGRPPNARPFGNGVRFSPTDEGEYRCIQNYLTQLETKTNISWFSYALPEEKKLKVAIRGLPVETDTEEIRQAIEEKGYSCEYVKSIRAREGRPGCIYFAQLSRSPEPAPGIYDVTELLCMPGIKIEAWRGKRGPAQCHRCQGFRHSSHNCHRPIACVRCGEGHAASDCPRPKEDLPTCVNCKGPHPANHTSCPVFQREARNKRATTVARTRATAPAAANTTRRRFQPQAPTASASVTEATPGSLMAPARPATTKQPAPNQPPRPRGGKGKKKKKGKAKPAGLPGPHGPTAPPPPHLSQRHTGPGDRRLARLRQAGASGDPRNRVYYSQRSHNINAPQCISR is encoded by the coding sequence ATGGAGGGAccgaccccccccccccccacccccgcGCGCGCCACGCCGCTTGCTACCGCCAGCAAGCCTCCGTCCAGAGAGCAGATGCCACCACCATCACCGGCACCTGCCCCAGCGCACCCGCCCCCGACACCATCATCGGGTTCAACCCAACCCCCAGCATCGCCGTTTCGCCATGCGGCGGAGTCACCCCGGGAACGATATGAGAAGGACCTTGTAATCTTGGCTAGGTTACAGAGGGCTTCTCTGTTATCGGACGGGATGCTCCGCTGGATGGCGACATACGTGCGAATCATGGAGTTTGGTTTAGGAGATACCGAGGAGTTGGCCGCACATGATCTAGCAGCACTAGAACTGCAGGCCCAACTACCCTTCTCTCTGCCGCCTGCGCCCATTGCAACCCGCAAGAGGCGATTCAGCGAGGACGCCGCTTCCGCCCACAAGAGGCACTGTGCGGAACTCTGGCGGCTCtgccgcccccccccccccccccccccccccccccgccgcACCCAACAGTCACCCGAAGCCCACCAGCGCTCCCTAAGCACGGGAAGCCTACCCCGCCCCTCACCGCCTGCACCCGCACCGCAGGATGAAGAGGAGGAGCCCAACACGCAGCCTCCGAGCTCGCTGCCCACCCCGGTAGCGAAGCCAAGACCGCCGCTGCCCGAACAAACTCCAACAACGTCGCAGCCACTCGCCCAACGGGATCCGAGGATAAGGGGTAAGCAAATTTCCATGCCTACCCCCAAAGTCAATTCTCAAGACCAGTTCCGCACCCCACCGACGTCGCCGCCGCCCAGCACGACCGGCCGCACGGCTGCTCGGCCACTTACTGCGGCCAAACCTGTTAGGCCCCCCACGGCCGCACCACAACCTCCGCCTACCCCTTCAACATCTGCTGCCCCGCCGACTATCGGACATACCACTCAACCCTCACAAAGTGCCGCCAAACAGCCCAGATACCCACCACTAGTGGTGGAGCACCTCCCAGACTGGGCGAAGCATTTTAAAACCATAGCCCAATCACTGGGAAGGCCCCCGAACGCGCGCCCTTTCGGAAACGGGGTGCGCTTTTCTCCTACCGACGAGGGTGAATATCGTTGTATTCAAAACTACCTCACACAACTTGAAACCAAAACAAACATCTCTTGGTTTTcatacgccctcccggaggagaAAAAGCTGAAGGTCGCTATAAGGGGCCTCCCAGTGGAGACGGACACGGAGGAGATCCGTCAGGCAATCGAGGAGAAAGGGTACTCGTGCGAGTATGTGAAAAGTATTCGCGCCAGGGAGGGGCGCCCCGGGTGCATATACTTCGCCCAGCTGTCGCGCTCTCCAGAGCCCGCCCCCGGCATCTACGACGTAACGGAGCTACTTTGTATGCCGGGAATAAAAATTGAAGCTTGGAGGGGTAAGAGGGGCCCAGCGCAGTGCCACCGCTGCCAGGGCTTCAGGCACTCCTCACATAACTGCCACCGCCCCATCGCCTGTGTCCGTTGCGGAGAGGGACACGCGGCCAGCGACTGCCCACGCCCGAAGGAGGACCTGCCCACTTGCGTGAACTGCAAGGGGCCGCACCCCGCCAACCACACGAGCTGCCCTGTGTTCCAGCGGGAGGCCAGGAACAAGAGGGCAACCACGGTGGCCCGTACCCGGGCTACAGCTCCCGCCGCCGCAAATACTACAAGAAGACGCTTCCAACCCCAGGCCCCGACAGCATCAGCCTCAGTAACCGAGGCGACCCCCGGCTCCCTGATGGCCCCAGCCAGACCTGCGACCACCAAGCAGCCCGCCCCTAACCAACCGCCGCGACCGCGCGGGGGGAAggggaagaaaaagaaaaaaggaaaagcCAAACCAGCAGGGTTGCCCGGCCCGCACGGACCGACggcgcccccccccccccacctcAGCCAACGTCACACCGGCCCCGGAGATCGACGCCTTGCTCGCCTGAGGCAGGCGGGCGCTTCTGGCGACCCCCGGAACCGCGTCTACTATTCTCAGCGCAGCCACAACATCAACGCTCCGCAATGCATAAGTCGCTGA
- the LOC126381010 gene encoding uncharacterized protein LOC126381010, with protein MESPITKETQRADEAGPTKEISAISLQMRIPKFWRDRVRLWFISFEAVTHELKKGQKELAQMVVAQLEKHDIEQVADLLYHMPDEKPYDALKARLISVYEESEERQLQQLLSEMELGDQKPTHLLRKMKELAHNKISDDTLRMMWMNLLPSHVRSVLVVSDSFRSKSKLDALALLVKH; from the coding sequence ATGGAATCTCCAATTACTAAAGAGACGCAACGAGCCGACGAAGCAGGACCGACGAAAGAAATCTCCGCTATTTCGCTGCAAATGAGAATTCCGAAGTTCTGGCGCGACCGAGTACGACTATGGTTCATAAGTTTCGAAGCTGTCACCCACGAGCTGAAGAAAGGCCAGAAGGAGCTTGCCCAGATGGTCGTCGCTCAACTTGAAAAACACGACATTGAGCAAGTCGCTGATCTCCTCTACCATATGCCTGACGAGAAGCCATACGACGCCCTGAAAGCCCGTCTTATCTCCGTCTACGAGGAATCCGAAGAGCGCCAACTGCAACAGCTGCTTTCCGAAATGGAATTAGGCGATCAGAAACCTACTCACCTGCTAAGGAAAATGAAAGAGCTGGCGCACAACAAGATTTCCGACGACACACTGCGCATGATGTGGATGAACCTCCTACCATCCCATGTCCGTTCCGTACTAGTTGTCAGTGACAGTTTCAGAAGCAAGTCGAAACTAGACGCACTCGCACTCCTtgtgaaacactag